The following coding sequences are from one Streptomyces sp. NBC_00536 window:
- a CDS encoding DeoR/GlpR family DNA-binding transcription regulator, whose amino-acid sequence MADPGTLLAHQRRAHILEEVRRRGGVRVNELTRSLNVSDMTVRRDLDALAREGLLQKVHGGAVLGGEPSSHEPGFAAKSEWERAAKGSIARAAAALVAPGSAVALSAGTTTHALARELTEVPGLTVVTNSIRTAEVFEAARLGGGASGTTVLLTGGIRTPSDALVGPVADRAIRSLHVDLLFVGCHGLGTSTGLTTPNLAEAETNRTFLRAARRTVVLADRTKWTTVGLTTFATLDQIDVLVTDALPPDEAAAIAERVGEIVLTEGQAG is encoded by the coding sequence ATGGCCGACCCCGGCACTCTGCTGGCCCACCAGCGCCGCGCGCACATCCTCGAAGAGGTGCGCCGGCGGGGCGGCGTACGGGTGAACGAGCTGACCCGCTCGCTGAACGTCTCCGACATGACCGTGCGCCGCGACCTGGACGCCCTGGCCCGGGAGGGCCTGCTGCAGAAGGTGCACGGCGGCGCGGTCCTCGGCGGCGAGCCCAGCAGCCACGAACCGGGATTCGCGGCGAAATCGGAGTGGGAACGGGCCGCGAAGGGATCCATCGCGCGCGCCGCGGCCGCGCTGGTGGCCCCCGGATCGGCCGTCGCGCTGTCCGCGGGGACCACCACCCACGCCCTGGCCCGGGAACTCACCGAGGTCCCGGGCCTCACCGTCGTCACCAATTCGATCCGGACCGCCGAGGTCTTCGAGGCCGCACGGCTCGGCGGCGGCGCGAGCGGCACCACGGTGCTGCTGACGGGTGGCATCCGTACGCCCTCGGACGCGCTCGTCGGGCCCGTGGCCGACCGGGCCATCCGGTCCCTGCATGTGGACCTGCTCTTCGTCGGCTGCCACGGGCTGGGCACCTCGACCGGCCTGACCACCCCGAACCTCGCCGAGGCCGAGACCAACCGGACCTTCCTGCGCGCGGCGCGCCGCACCGTGGTGCTCGCCGACCGCACCAAGTGGACGACGGTCGGGCTGACCACCTTCGCCACGCTCGACCAGATCGACGTGCTCGTCACCGATGCCCTCCCGCCGGACGAGGCGGCGGCCATCGCCGAGCGGGTCGGCGAGATCGTCCTCACCGAGGGTCAGGCGGGCTGA